TTGGAATGTGCACATTTCCCGTTGGCATCAAATTCATTTTACAAAAAGATGTCGCAATTATTGAGGACTTGCTAAAAAACGAGCATGTAGGAAGACTGAAGGGGTACAGATACTGCCAAGCAGTCATGGAGGCCAGACATGGCAGACATGTGCTTCTCGATAAGGAGGGTATATCATGCCCGGCAGCTGCTGCCGCATTTGGTT
This is a stretch of genomic DNA from Synergistota bacterium. It encodes these proteins:
- a CDS encoding DUF169 domain-containing protein; the encoded protein is MSEAKLNPKFAPSQVREKAKTLKEKIGMCTFPVGIKFILQKDVAIIEDLLKNEHVGRLKGYRYCQAVMEARHGRHVLLDKEGISCPAAAAAFGFKPLPEGLKNGKGLEGF